The DNA window GCCGAGGAAGTGAGGGAGAAGCTGAGTCTCCAGAAGATACTCTTTGTGCCCTCTTTAAATCCTCCTCTGAAAAGCGGAGACCTGGCGCCGGCCGCGGACCGATTCGAAATGACGAGACTTGCCGTCGCGACGAATCCATTCTTCGAGGTCTCGGACATAGAATGGAGAAAACCGGAAAAGTCATATACCGTCGAGACGATTGAAGCCCTCACGAAGCTCTATCCCGATAAGAAACTTTCTCTCATTGTCGGCATCGATTCATTTC is part of the Thermodesulfovibrionales bacterium genome and encodes:
- the nadD gene encoding nicotinate-nucleotide adenylyltransferase codes for the protein MKKRSHKKIGVFGGTFNPLHYGHLRAAEEVREKLSLQKILFVPSLNPPLKSGDLAPAADRFEMTRLAVATNPFFEVSDIEWRKPEKSYTVETIEALTKLYPDKKLSLIVGIDSFLDIPAWYQPERLMAITDFVVISRPGFSFSRLDSLVTARSGILSELDSSLREIHETNLKSGRE